The Peribacillus simplex genome contains the following window.
AACCGCAATGGAACAAAAGTCCAATGCAGTTTATTCTCAATCAAATATTTCGGTTACAGAAAAATAAGCTGCTTTTTCCGTATCTATGACATAATGGCAATCGCCTTTAACCAAATTATAATAACGGTGCTTTTGAATATTTGAAATCATTTGAGTTGAGTCATCTCCTTCTACCTCATGCTCTATTTCTTTGCCTCCCGGAAAATAAAAACCAACTTTCAATTTCATCATTCTCATCCTTCCCTTCATCTGCTTGAATCTCTCTTTTATTTCTTATCCTTTATCATGAAGTTATAAACATAAATTAAATGCTTATTCACTTTTTCCATGATATTCTAGAAAAAAATACTAAAACCAGAAGGTGTTTTTAATGAAAATCAGGAGAGCCATAGAAGAAGATGTAAATGGAATAGCAAATGTACATATAAACAGCTGGCAAACGACTTATAAAGGCATCCTCCCGGATCAATACTTGTCTTCCTTGAATCTGGAAGCCAGAAGGAAAAACTGGTTAAGAAATTTAAAGATGCTGCATAATGCCACTTTTGTTGCGGAAAATGCCCATGGGGAAATCATCGGCTTCGCTGCGGGCGGACCTGAACAAACGAATGATCCGCATATTCAAGGTGAAGTATATGCCGTCTATATTTTAAAAGAGTATCAACGGCAGGGATTCGGCCGAAAAATGATAAAAGCGGTCATACATGAACTTATTAAAATGGAACATAAGAATTTAATAATCTGGGCATTAAAGGATAATCCTTCATGCGGTTTTTACAAGGCGCTCGGCGGTCAAGTAATAGCTGAAAAAACTGTTAAAATGGCTGGGATCGAGCTCATCGAGGTCGGTTTTGGGTGGCAAGATATTAAGGATATCCTTTTGCATTTGTGAGCGTACCCGGAGGATGGTTACATTCCATCCTCCACCTCTCATGTCTCAATTAAGAAAGCATTTTTCTCATTACCTAAAAAATAAAGTCGGTGCAATGGTCTTGTCATTGTTACGTAAAGCAGTTTAATATCAAGCTCATTTTCACGGCAATACGCTTCTTCCAGGGATATTGCAAATACGACATCGAATTCCAGGCCTTTAGCTTGATATGAAGGAACAATTAATGTTTTATCTTTAGGAATGTTTCCCGCTTCATCTATTAAATGAAAGCTTTGATGGAATGCACTTAGTTTCTCGTTTGCCAGTTTGCAATCTTTCATCGTTTTGGCAATAACGGCAAACGTTTTAAATCCCTCTCCTTTAAGGCTTTCAATAAGTTCGATCAGCTCTTCTTCCCAACCTTTCTTTTCAATGGAAATGAATTCTGGATCCCTGCCATGACGGACTACAGGTTCAACTTCCGGGAAATCGTAGGTTAACAACTGAAGAATCCGGTTAGCTTGTTTCATTATTTCAACAGTGGTTCTATAGCTTTTTTGTAATTCAGTGTACGTCGCCCGCGGGAAAATACGATGGTGGACCTCATCCCATGTTTGTAACCCCCGGTATGAATGGATGCCTTGTGCCAGGTCACCTACTAGTGTGAACATATCCGTATCCACTG
Protein-coding sequences here:
- a CDS encoding GNAT family N-acetyltransferase; translated protein: MKIRRAIEEDVNGIANVHINSWQTTYKGILPDQYLSSLNLEARRKNWLRNLKMLHNATFVAENAHGEIIGFAAGGPEQTNDPHIQGEVYAVYILKEYQRQGFGRKMIKAVIHELIKMEHKNLIIWALKDNPSCGFYKALGGQVIAEKTVKMAGIELIEVGFGWQDIKDILLHL